From a single Collibacillus ludicampi genomic region:
- the uvrB gene encoding excinuclease ABC subunit UvrB: MSKRPGSFELVSDYAPRGDQPKAIEQLVEGIQRGDKHQILLGVTGSGKTFTMANIIAKVNKPTLVLAHNKTLAAQLCAEFKEFFPNNAVEYFVSYYDYYQPEAYIPSSDTYIEKDAKINDEIDKLRHSATSALLERNDVLIVASVSAIYGLGSPTEYKKHVLSIRVGDEKPRDMILRRLVDMQYERNDINFTRGTFRVRGDVVEIFPASRSERAFRVELFGDEVDRITEIDVVTGEIVGLRDHIAVFPASHFVTSGDKMKRAIESIRLELEERLKELRDAGKLLEAQRLEQRTNYDIEMMQEIGFCSGIENYSRHLEGRPAGSTPNTLFDYFPDDFLLFIDESHVSIPQIGGMYNGDRARKLTLIEHGFRLPSAADNRPLKFEEFEKKIHQVIYVSATPGPYELEHASQVVEQIIRPTGLVDPVIEVRPVKGQIDDLVGEINKRIKKDERVLVTTLTKKMAEDLTDYLKELGIKVRYLHSDIKTLERMQILRDLRLGVFDVLVGINLLREGLDLPEVSLVAILDADKEGFLRAERSLIQTIGRAARNAEGYVIMYADTITRSMQVAIDETNRRRAIQMEYNKKHGITPQTVRKAVRDVIEATRVAEDKTDYVTEKKIDKMTKEERKELINRLEKEMKEAAKALQFERAAELRDIIIELSAS; encoded by the coding sequence ATGTCGAAACGGCCAGGTTCTTTTGAGCTGGTATCAGACTATGCCCCGCGAGGAGACCAACCCAAAGCGATTGAACAATTGGTCGAAGGAATACAACGAGGAGATAAACATCAGATTCTGTTAGGGGTTACCGGTTCGGGAAAAACATTTACCATGGCCAACATCATTGCGAAAGTGAACAAACCGACATTGGTGCTGGCGCATAATAAAACATTGGCGGCACAACTCTGTGCGGAATTCAAGGAATTTTTCCCGAACAATGCGGTCGAGTATTTTGTGTCGTATTATGATTATTATCAACCGGAAGCGTACATTCCTTCGAGCGATACGTATATCGAGAAAGATGCAAAGATCAACGACGAGATCGATAAGTTGCGCCATTCGGCGACATCTGCTTTGTTGGAACGAAATGACGTATTGATCGTCGCATCCGTTTCCGCGATCTACGGTTTGGGTAGTCCCACCGAATATAAGAAACATGTGTTGTCGATACGTGTCGGCGATGAGAAACCAAGGGATATGATTCTTCGCAGGCTCGTCGACATGCAATATGAACGAAACGATATCAATTTTACCCGGGGAACATTTCGTGTGCGCGGAGATGTCGTGGAGATTTTCCCCGCTTCCCGTTCGGAACGGGCGTTTCGTGTGGAACTATTCGGTGATGAAGTGGATCGAATCACTGAAATCGATGTGGTGACGGGCGAAATCGTCGGTCTGCGCGATCATATCGCCGTGTTTCCGGCTTCCCACTTCGTCACATCGGGCGACAAGATGAAGCGGGCGATCGAATCGATTCGCCTTGAATTGGAGGAACGTTTAAAGGAATTAAGGGATGCGGGAAAACTGTTGGAAGCCCAACGTTTGGAACAGAGAACCAATTATGATATTGAAATGATGCAAGAAATCGGCTTTTGTTCAGGGATTGAGAACTATTCGCGTCATCTCGAAGGACGTCCAGCCGGTTCTACGCCCAACACGTTATTTGATTATTTTCCTGATGACTTTCTCTTGTTCATCGATGAATCGCATGTGTCCATTCCACAGATCGGAGGGATGTACAACGGAGACCGTGCACGGAAATTGACCTTGATTGAACACGGTTTTCGTTTGCCATCCGCTGCCGATAACCGCCCGCTCAAGTTTGAGGAATTCGAGAAAAAGATCCATCAAGTGATCTATGTCTCGGCAACACCGGGACCTTATGAATTGGAACATGCCTCCCAGGTGGTCGAACAAATTATCCGTCCGACAGGTCTCGTCGATCCGGTCATCGAAGTCCGGCCTGTCAAAGGTCAGATCGATGATCTGGTGGGTGAAATCAATAAACGGATCAAGAAAGATGAACGTGTACTTGTCACCACTCTGACGAAAAAAATGGCGGAGGATTTAACCGATTATTTAAAAGAGCTGGGTATCAAAGTCCGTTATCTTCACTCCGACATTAAAACTTTGGAGAGGATGCAAATCCTGCGAGATCTGCGTCTCGGTGTGTTCGATGTTCTGGTGGGGATTAACTTGCTGAGGGAAGGATTGGATCTGCCTGAAGTTTCTCTCGTGGCGATCTTGGACGCGGATAAAGAAGGATTCCTGCGGGCGGAACGTTCGCTCATACAGACGATCGGGAGAGCGGCACGCAACGCGGAAGGGTATGTGATCATGTATGCGGATACGATCACCCGTTCCATGCAGGTTGCTATCGATGAAACGAACCGACGCCGTGCCATTCAGATGGAGTATAATAAGAAGCACGGAATCACGCCGCAAACCGTTCGCAAAGCGGTTCGTGATGTGATTGAAGCGACTCGCGTGGCGGAAGATAAAACCGATTACGTGACGGAGAAGAAGATTGACAAGATGACAAAAGAAGAGCGCAAAGAACTGATTAACCGTTTGGAAAAAGAAATGAAAGAGGCGGCAAAAGCGCTGCAATTTGAGAGAGCCGCCGAATTGCGCGATATCATCATCGAACTATCCGCGTCATAA
- a CDS encoding TetR/AcrR family transcriptional regulator, whose translation MDKTRDRLSSRNLKSLQTRNKLLAAGREVFIEYGFQKATISEIIKKAHTGYGTAYVHFKNKDDILIELMEDVMNRFYEIAELPFEPKSRQEAYRLIEKQVGLFLEMANKERPMMRVIEEAIRLSDDVRKNWQAIRERFIQRIAQDVAYSQKSGLARTDVDNYLIARGWFYANEMYLWEIVRNEHRFSIKDIVHNLTAMYTGGLYI comes from the coding sequence ATGGACAAGACAAGGGATCGACTATCGTCAAGAAATTTAAAGTCCCTCCAAACGAGAAACAAGCTGTTGGCGGCTGGACGTGAAGTCTTTATAGAATACGGTTTTCAAAAAGCGACGATTTCCGAAATCATAAAAAAAGCCCATACAGGATACGGTACAGCGTATGTACACTTTAAAAATAAAGATGATATTTTAATTGAATTGATGGAAGATGTGATGAATCGATTTTATGAGATTGCTGAATTGCCTTTCGAGCCAAAATCAAGACAAGAAGCTTACAGATTGATCGAGAAACAGGTTGGTTTATTCTTGGAAATGGCAAATAAAGAACGTCCGATGATGCGGGTCATTGAAGAAGCCATCCGACTTTCCGACGATGTCCGCAAGAATTGGCAAGCAATTCGTGAGCGCTTTATACAACGGATAGCACAAGATGTCGCCTATTCTCAAAAAAGCGGCTTGGCCCGAACAGATGTTGACAACTATCTGATCGCTCGGGGTTGGTTTTATGCCAATGAGATGTACTTGTGGGAAATCGTGAGGAACGAACATCGATTTTCTATAAAAGATATTGTTCATAATCTTACAGCGATGTATACCGGGGGACTTTATATTTGA
- a CDS encoding Cof-type HAD-IIB family hydrolase, which produces MSKWRLIALDMDGTLLDRDGTVSAENRKWINKAREAGIEVTLATGRHIRSARVWIEELGLRMPVVTSNGGEVWTFDHVLLDRNTLTWEDVHFLYDLAVKYKKYGTHIWANTVEEIIHWDTFPERIEHLTWLKFGYQNDNLLVIKDILRRLRAYGRFEITNSDPTNIEVNPVGVNKANGLQKVCDYLGIHHRQVVTMGDSLNDVAMLQWAGMGIAMGNAQEEVKAIADYVTMPHDQDGVAKAIEMLLKK; this is translated from the coding sequence ATGAGCAAATGGCGATTGATTGCGCTCGATATGGATGGAACATTACTTGATCGCGACGGTACCGTGTCGGCAGAAAACCGAAAATGGATCAACAAAGCGCGAGAGGCTGGAATTGAGGTCACATTGGCAACCGGACGGCATATCCGTTCCGCACGCGTATGGATCGAGGAACTCGGTCTCCGAATGCCGGTTGTCACATCAAACGGCGGGGAGGTCTGGACGTTCGATCATGTATTGCTGGATCGGAACACTCTCACATGGGAGGATGTGCATTTCTTATATGATCTCGCCGTCAAATACAAAAAATATGGAACCCACATATGGGCAAATACAGTCGAAGAGATCATCCATTGGGATACGTTTCCCGAAAGGATCGAGCATTTGACCTGGCTGAAGTTTGGTTATCAGAACGACAACCTCTTAGTAATCAAGGACATCCTGCGGCGTTTGCGCGCATACGGCCGCTTCGAGATTACCAATTCTGATCCCACGAATATCGAAGTGAATCCTGTTGGCGTCAATAAAGCGAACGGCTTGCAAAAAGTATGCGATTATTTAGGCATCCATCATCGTCAGGTCGTCACAATGGGAGACAGTCTCAATGATGTAGCGATGTTGCAATGGGCCGGAATGGGAATCGCGATGGGAAATGCCCAAGAAGAAGTGAAGGCGATCGCAGATTATGTCACAATGCCCCATGACCAAGATGGTGTCGCCAAAGCGATCGAGATGTTGTTAAAAAAATAA
- the uvrA gene encoding excinuclease ABC subunit UvrA → MTNEYIVVKGARAHNLKNIDVKIPRDKFVVLTGLSGSGKSSLAFDTIYAEGQRRYVESLSAYARQFLGQMDKPDVDSIDGLSPAISIDQKTTSRNPRSTVGTVTEIYDYLRLLFARIGQPYCPHCDIAITSQTVEQMVDRILELPERTRIQIFAPLVRGRKGEHVKLLESVAKQGFVRVRIDGEIREVTEPIKLEKNKKHTIEVVVDRIVVKPDVATRLADSLETALQLSGGLVTVGIVDGEEMLFSQNLACPDCGFAIEELSPRMFSFNSPYGACETCMGLGTNMEIDLDLLIPDPEKTLAEGALEPWAGSASNYYPQLLAAACRHFGIDYENTPVSQIPKEQLDKLLYGEPHEKIRFQYENDFGQTKTAEIYFEGIIPNLERRYRETSSEYIREFIEEYMSAKPCPACKGSRLKPEVLAVKVGGANIAHVTQLSVEEALQFFEKLQLNEKQEMIARLILKEIKGRLGFLRDVGLEYLTLSRSAGTLSGGEAQRIRLATQIGSALMGVLYVLDEPSIGLHQRDNERLIRTLEHMRDLGNTLIVVEHDEDTMLAADYIIDIGPGAGVHGGQVVAAGTPEEIMKDERSLTGAYLSGRKFIPVPEKRREPNGKWLEIVGAREHNLKNVNVRFPLGTFTCVTGVSGSGKSTLVNEILYKSLAQSLNKARCKPGAHKTIKGIEHLDKVVNIDQSPIGRTPRSNPATYTGVFDDIRDVFAATNEAKMRGYKKGRFSFNVKGGRCEACKGDGIIKIEMHFLPDVYVPCEVCKGKRYNRETLEVRYKGKNIAEVLDMTIEDAAEFFKNVPRIQRKLQTLVDVGLGYMRLGQPATTLSGGEAQRVKLASELYRRSTGRTIYILDEPTTGLHVADIDRLLHVLQRLVDNGDTVVVIEHNLDVIKVADYLIDLGPEGGDKGGTIVCTGTPEDVAAHPGSHTGRFLGPILERDKERKKQREEKQVAVI, encoded by the coding sequence ATGACGAATGAATACATTGTCGTGAAAGGCGCGCGGGCACACAATCTAAAGAATATCGATGTGAAGATCCCGCGCGACAAGTTCGTTGTGCTTACAGGATTGTCCGGGTCAGGCAAGTCGTCGTTGGCGTTCGACACGATCTATGCGGAGGGCCAACGCCGTTATGTGGAATCGTTGTCGGCGTACGCCCGACAATTTTTGGGACAAATGGACAAACCGGATGTCGATTCGATTGATGGGTTGTCGCCTGCCATTTCGATCGATCAAAAGACGACAAGCCGCAATCCCCGTTCGACCGTAGGGACGGTTACGGAGATTTACGATTATTTGCGGCTGCTTTTCGCGCGCATTGGGCAACCCTATTGCCCGCATTGCGATATTGCCATTACTTCACAGACCGTCGAGCAAATGGTCGACCGTATCTTGGAATTGCCGGAGCGAACGCGTATTCAGATCTTCGCGCCGCTCGTTCGCGGGCGGAAAGGCGAACACGTAAAACTGTTGGAGAGCGTAGCGAAACAAGGGTTTGTCCGCGTGCGTATCGATGGAGAAATCCGTGAAGTCACGGAACCGATCAAGTTGGAAAAAAATAAAAAGCACACGATCGAAGTGGTGGTCGACAGAATTGTCGTGAAACCTGATGTGGCGACACGTTTGGCTGATTCTTTGGAGACCGCGTTGCAATTGTCAGGCGGTCTTGTGACTGTCGGTATCGTTGACGGAGAGGAAATGTTGTTTTCTCAAAATCTCGCTTGTCCCGATTGCGGCTTTGCGATCGAAGAACTGTCGCCACGGATGTTTTCTTTTAACTCTCCCTACGGGGCTTGTGAAACATGCATGGGCCTTGGGACGAATATGGAGATTGATCTGGATCTGTTGATTCCTGATCCCGAGAAAACGTTAGCGGAAGGAGCTTTGGAACCCTGGGCCGGGAGTGCATCCAATTACTATCCGCAACTTCTCGCGGCGGCATGCCGCCATTTCGGGATCGATTATGAAAACACTCCCGTATCACAGATTCCAAAGGAACAGCTGGATAAGCTCTTGTATGGAGAACCGCATGAAAAGATTCGTTTTCAGTATGAAAACGACTTTGGCCAAACGAAAACAGCGGAAATCTATTTCGAAGGGATCATCCCCAATTTGGAAAGACGCTACAGGGAGACATCTTCTGAATACATCCGCGAGTTCATTGAAGAATACATGAGTGCGAAACCATGCCCCGCTTGCAAAGGTTCTCGTTTAAAACCCGAAGTGTTGGCTGTCAAAGTAGGAGGAGCCAATATCGCTCACGTGACCCAGTTGTCGGTGGAAGAAGCCTTGCAATTCTTTGAGAAATTGCAATTAAACGAGAAGCAAGAGATGATCGCCCGCTTGATTCTCAAGGAGATCAAAGGGCGTCTGGGATTCTTGCGCGACGTAGGCTTGGAGTATCTCACTCTTTCTCGTTCCGCCGGGACGTTATCCGGCGGTGAAGCGCAACGGATCCGCCTGGCCACGCAGATCGGCTCTGCTTTGATGGGGGTTCTCTATGTGCTTGATGAACCTTCCATCGGCTTGCATCAAAGGGATAATGAACGTTTGATCCGTACATTAGAGCATATGCGAGATCTGGGAAATACATTGATCGTCGTTGAACACGATGAAGACACGATGCTGGCTGCCGACTACATCATCGATATCGGCCCGGGGGCGGGGGTGCATGGTGGTCAGGTTGTGGCGGCAGGAACACCGGAAGAAATCATGAAGGACGAGCGTTCTCTGACAGGGGCGTACCTGTCGGGCCGCAAGTTCATCCCAGTCCCGGAGAAAAGACGTGAGCCAAACGGCAAATGGCTGGAAATTGTGGGAGCTAGAGAACATAATTTGAAAAATGTGAACGTTCGTTTTCCATTGGGTACGTTCACGTGCGTCACAGGCGTATCGGGATCAGGAAAGTCGACCCTGGTTAACGAAATCCTGTATAAATCCTTGGCACAATCATTAAATAAAGCGAGATGTAAACCAGGCGCGCACAAAACGATCAAAGGGATCGAGCATTTGGATAAAGTGGTGAATATCGACCAGTCCCCAATTGGCAGAACCCCACGCTCGAATCCGGCCACCTATACAGGGGTATTCGATGATATCCGTGACGTTTTCGCGGCGACGAACGAAGCGAAGATGAGGGGGTACAAGAAAGGACGCTTTTCCTTCAACGTGAAAGGGGGCCGGTGTGAAGCCTGCAAAGGGGATGGAATCATTAAAATCGAAATGCACTTTCTCCCCGACGTGTATGTGCCTTGTGAGGTGTGCAAAGGCAAACGGTACAATCGCGAAACGCTTGAAGTTCGTTACAAAGGGAAGAATATCGCCGAAGTGTTGGATATGACGATTGAAGATGCGGCCGAGTTTTTCAAGAATGTTCCTCGTATTCAGCGGAAACTGCAAACGCTCGTGGATGTAGGCTTAGGTTATATGCGCTTGGGACAACCGGCCACTACCCTTTCGGGGGGTGAAGCGCAACGGGTCAAATTGGCTTCCGAGCTGTACCGGCGGAGCACGGGGCGAACGATCTATATTCTCGACGAGCCGACGACCGGTTTACATGTCGCTGATATCGATCGTCTCTTACATGTACTTCAACGCTTGGTTGACAACGGGGATACGGTCGTTGTGATCGAACACAACCTGGATGTGATCAAAGTGGCGGACTACTTGATTGATCTGGGGCCTGAAGGCGGAGATAAAGGCGGAACGATCGTATGTACAGGCACTCCCGAAGACGTGGCTGCACATCCCGGCTCACATACCGGCCGCTTTTTGGGGCCGATTCTGGAGCGCGACAAAGAGCGGAAGAAACAACGGGAAGAAAAACAAGTAGCAGTGATCTAA
- a CDS encoding PucR family transcriptional regulator produces MHSGWLQELLQRVEHAVRVHEGPAPEQGGGFFWRESEWWVYDETIRSWKVLDTARLSPDAAELARFLIGWETGKGIRVSHLLRRLAMGVYEQNESLFLREAQAAGLMKDGMAAIACIRVWGDEVTDAYHVLQLVVADQEGAGVVEVAPGDFRVYFPLPYTREDVGKILERTAHAWLDTLSSELYLEGGVGWGTPCIAVKDLMQAEKEAQLALEAGLRFRPRERVYRYDRLGLVKLLSGIPQNVSEQFLQEVLPIETYRQLTWEMRETIFALVENGANIAETARALYLHRNSLIYRLEKTREITGLDMRNLEDMVTLWIALLLHQSLSLKENM; encoded by the coding sequence TTGCATAGCGGCTGGTTGCAAGAACTGCTGCAACGAGTTGAGCATGCGGTTCGCGTACATGAAGGTCCTGCTCCTGAACAAGGAGGAGGATTTTTTTGGCGCGAATCGGAATGGTGGGTGTATGACGAAACGATCCGATCATGGAAGGTTCTCGATACAGCAAGATTATCGCCGGATGCGGCCGAACTGGCGCGTTTTTTGATCGGGTGGGAGACGGGTAAAGGGATTCGCGTCAGTCACTTGTTGCGCCGGCTAGCCATGGGAGTCTATGAGCAGAATGAATCATTGTTTTTACGTGAAGCGCAGGCTGCGGGACTGATGAAAGATGGGATGGCAGCTATCGCTTGTATACGCGTCTGGGGGGATGAAGTCACCGATGCTTACCATGTATTGCAGCTTGTCGTGGCTGACCAGGAAGGGGCAGGAGTTGTCGAAGTCGCTCCAGGAGATTTCCGCGTTTACTTTCCTTTGCCGTATACTCGCGAAGATGTAGGGAAAATCTTGGAACGGACAGCTCATGCGTGGCTGGATACGTTGTCTAGCGAATTGTACCTGGAAGGAGGAGTGGGCTGGGGGACTCCTTGTATCGCGGTGAAAGATCTGATGCAAGCGGAGAAGGAAGCACAACTTGCACTTGAGGCCGGCTTGCGTTTTCGGCCTCGGGAACGCGTATATCGCTATGATCGCTTGGGACTTGTCAAGCTATTATCAGGTATTCCGCAGAACGTAAGCGAGCAGTTTTTGCAGGAAGTACTCCCTATTGAAACGTATCGACAATTGACATGGGAAATGCGTGAGACCATCTTCGCGTTAGTGGAAAACGGAGCCAACATTGCGGAGACGGCGCGGGCATTGTATCTGCATCGCAATTCTCTGATCTATCGGTTGGAAAAAACCAGGGAGATCACCGGTCTGGATATGAGAAATCTTGAAGATATGGTAACCCTCTGGATCGCTCTGCTCTTGCATCAGTCACTTTCACTAAAAGAAAATATGTGA
- a CDS encoding SDR family oxidoreductase, translating to MKVLVTGGAGFIGSHIVDELLQHGHEVTVVDNLSTGQLQNVHPQAKFLKVDIYKDDLNPVFAQGFDIVIHHAAQPNVPRSLKEPIIDAEVNILGTIKLLEACRMHGIKKVIYASSAAVYGTPVKLPIPEEHPLSPLSPYGISKLTPEYYLRVYHEIYGLRYTILRYANIYGPRQNPKGEAGVVAIFVDQFCKGQAPTIFGDGEATRDYVYVGDVAIANRLALTAGDGETLNVATGKKVSVNELVRILLSITKKDILPIHGPVRPGDIVHSTLSNERIRQVLGWEPQVTLEEGLRRTVEWAQAQAALEEV from the coding sequence GTGAAAGTCTTGGTAACAGGGGGAGCCGGATTTATCGGATCTCATATCGTCGATGAATTGTTGCAGCATGGGCATGAAGTAACAGTAGTGGATAATCTTTCTACCGGTCAATTGCAAAATGTCCATCCGCAAGCAAAATTCCTGAAGGTGGATATTTATAAGGATGATTTGAACCCTGTGTTCGCTCAGGGATTTGATATTGTTATACATCATGCGGCACAACCGAATGTACCGCGTTCCTTAAAAGAACCCATAATCGATGCGGAAGTCAATATTCTGGGTACGATCAAACTTCTGGAAGCTTGCCGCATGCACGGAATCAAAAAGGTGATTTACGCTTCTTCCGCGGCAGTATATGGGACTCCCGTAAAACTGCCGATTCCTGAAGAACATCCATTATCCCCATTATCGCCGTACGGAATCAGCAAGTTGACTCCAGAATATTACTTGCGTGTGTATCATGAAATTTACGGATTACGGTATACGATTCTTCGTTATGCCAATATCTACGGCCCCCGGCAAAATCCCAAAGGAGAAGCGGGGGTTGTGGCCATTTTCGTCGATCAGTTTTGTAAAGGGCAAGCACCGACGATCTTCGGGGACGGTGAAGCGACACGCGATTACGTGTATGTAGGTGATGTCGCCATCGCGAATCGACTGGCGCTGACTGCGGGTGATGGCGAAACGTTGAATGTCGCGACAGGAAAAAAAGTTTCCGTGAACGAATTGGTGCGGATCCTTCTCTCAATTACAAAAAAAGACATACTACCCATACATGGTCCGGTTCGTCCTGGGGATATCGTACATAGTACTCTTTCAAACGAACGGATTCGTCAGGTGTTAGGTTGGGAACCACAAGTGACTCTTGAAGAGGGATTACGCCGGACGGTGGAATGGGCACAAGCACAAGCTGCACTTGAGGAGGTGTGA